The genomic stretch TTAATAAACTTATTGCTTGACTTTTTTCTTTATCTATCCTGTCTAGTTTGTTTAAATACTCGTCAATTAAATGTATTTTTTCAGTGTAAAATAAACTTAAAATAAGGTGATAGTAAATAGATTCCGATTCAATATTTTTTTGTAAAGCCTGTTGATAGTAATTAATCGCTAAAAAATAATTTTTTTGATTAAATAGTAAATGAGCAATATTAATCAAAATTTCTTCTTGGTTATTATTTTTTAAGGCTATAATTAAGTTTCTATTTAATTCGATCGAGTTGGCATTATTGGATGATGATTTAATATTTTGAGAATACCAATTTAAGTATTCATCAATCATTGGTAATTGACTATTAATTAATTTTTGCCATAATTCGATCGATAAATTAAGTTTATTTTGTAAAAGATAAATATAACCTAATTCTCCATAGACTTGAGTATAATTAGGAGCAATTATAACTATTTTTTCTAAAGATTCTTGAGCTAAAATAATTTGATTATTTTTTAAATAACAATAAGCTAAGTTTGATAAAATATTTAAGTTATCATTCTCTATATTTAAACCTTGTTGATAGATTTCGATCGCATTTTTATATTCATAAATATTTTGCCATAATAAACCTAAATTTTCATAAGAAATAATTAGATTAGGTTGAGTTAAAATTAATTCTTGCCAAAGAGAAACAGCAGAATCTAAATTATTTTGGATAATAAAAAGTTGAGCTAAATTAGTATAAGCAGGAATATACTGAGGATTGATTTCTAAGCCTTGTTGATATAATTTAATCGCTAAACTAATATTTTGTTGATGGAGTTTTATCTGGGCAATATCAAAAATTTTTTGAGCGATAACTATTAAGTCAAATTCTGAACTATTTAAAAGTAAATCTAACAAAATTGTTTGATAATATTCTTCATTATCTAAACAAAAGTAAGCTAAAGCTAAATAAATTTTATATAAATTATTATCATCATTATCGATTAAAATATTTTCTAAGTATTCGATCGAATTTTGATATTGTTCTTGAATAAAAAAATTCTTAATTGCTAACTCTTGATATTTATTCATCTAAGTAGAAAACAAAAAATCACAAAAAAGTAAATCACCATAATATAAAGTCTATCGTAATTCTAAAAAATAAGGAGAATTGAAAATCATGTGGCGAAAATGGCAATTTATTTCCGGAGTACTAAAAATTATCTTTCGTCATCCAGTGTTAGGAGTAACATTTGTACCAATTTTATCTGATGGTAATATAGTTTTGGTTTATCGTCGAGATACTCAACAATGGAGTTTACCCGGTGGTATGGTTGATTGGGGAGAAGACATACCCAATACTCTCAAAAGAGAGTTAAAGGAAGAGACAGGCTTAGATTTAGTCAAAATTGCACGTTTAATAGGGGTTTATTCATCACCCGATCGAGATCCTCGTCTTCATTCTATATCCATCTTAATCGAAATAGAGGCAAAAGGAGAACTGATTGTAGAAGATACTTGGGAAATTTTAGAGGCTAAAGCATTTTCAAAAGATAGTCTTCCTCTTGGTAATTTAGCACATGATCACGATCGACAAATTCAAGATTATTTAGAAGGTAAAATAACTATAGCTTAATGAGCATTTCTTTTTTGATCACAGACTAATAAAGTACCAGCAGAAACGCATAAAGGAATAATAATTAAATTTAATAAAGGAATACTAATTAAAGTCAAACAAATTAAACCAAAACCTGCAGTTGTTGGAAATTTTCCCCAAATAAATTTTAATTTTTCTCGAAACTGTAATCTTTTTCTTTCTAAAGTCGCATCACAAAAATCTAAACAAATAATGGTGGTTGTTAAAGTTATACTCCCCACTAAAGAAATGATATTACCTAGGGTAGGAATAAAATTAATTAAAAATAAGGGAATGCTAAATATTAGTATTAATAATAACTTTTTTAGTTCAAATAATATTGCTCTAAATATGTCTTGAATAATGTTAATTTCTATGACTTCTAGCTTACCAGTATATAATATTTCTAATTTTTCAGATAATTTACCATACCAAGGAGAACCCAATATTGAGCCAAATTGAACTATAACAAAACCGATTAATATTAATAATAAAATAAACAATAATGCCTTTAATAATAAGCTAAAAAAGATAATTATATAAACTAAAAAATTAGACCACTCAGGAAGTCGATCGATAGCTTTATCTACCCATAAAACAATATCATTAGTAACAGAATCAAATAAATCTAAACTAGGATTTAATAACAACAAATAAGTTGCTATTCCTACAGAAAAATTGATAATAATGGGGATGATTAAGTATTGCCATAACTGTTTATTTTGAGCCAAAAATTTTATGGCTATAAAAGGATAACTAATACCTGTAAAAAAACCGAATCCTGTAAAAATTTGTTTAATCATTTTACTTTTTAAAATTATGTTAATTCGTGAAATATAAGATAAATTCAGTTTTTCGATGGGAATTGACAATGCTATAGTATATTCACAGTCATTTTATCGAATATATATGGAAAACAATACATTACTTAATATTATCCAACAAAGTTTCAGAACTGTTATAGGTGCAACGGCAGAAGCAGTGGAAACCTTACAGGATAATCAAAAACGGAATCAAGTTTTATCAGATTTAAAAATTGAATGGCAAGAAAAATCAAGAGAATGGTCTGAAAAGGGTACTATAACAGAACAAGAAGCTAGAAAAATTATTGAACAGTTTTTCAAAGGATATACTGACAAAAATAGATCCTATCAAGAAATAGAGATTACTTCTGAAGATCCTCAAAATGATAGTATTCAAGAATTAACTAAAGAAATTATTGCCTTAAGAGAAGAATTACAAAATCTCAATTCATCTAATTAAAATCTGCCTCATAGTATTTTGGTGAGAGTAGTTCAACAATTTACAATTAACAATTAGCAATGTATAATTACTGTCAAATGTCAAACTTTTATCTTTTTCCCGTTAAAAAGGTCATATCTTAAACATTGAATGGATCAATTGTCAACTGTCAATGATCAATCATCAAACTACACATTTCTTAATGTTGAAGAATTTTAAACCTGTCTAAGATTAAGATTAAGGGATGTCAGTTTAAGAATTATAAGATCAAAAAATAATGAATTTTGATTTTTTTATAAGAAATTCAAAAACAGACATGATCAATTATCACAAAACCCTTTTTTGAGGGATGTTATTTTTATGTTCGATCGTAGATTGAGTGGTATTTTACTACACCCGACATCCTTACCTAGTG from Geminocystis sp. NIES-3709 encodes the following:
- a CDS encoding EI24 domain-containing protein, which gives rise to MIKQIFTGFGFFTGISYPFIAIKFLAQNKQLWQYLIIPIIINFSVGIATYLLLLNPSLDLFDSVTNDIVLWVDKAIDRLPEWSNFLVYIIIFFSLLLKALLFILLLILIGFVIVQFGSILGSPWYGKLSEKLEILYTGKLEVIEINIIQDIFRAILFELKKLLLILIFSIPLFLINFIPTLGNIISLVGSITLTTTIICLDFCDATLERKRLQFREKLKFIWGKFPTTAGFGLICLTLISIPLLNLIIIPLCVSAGTLLVCDQKRNAH
- a CDS encoding NUDIX domain-containing protein, which translates into the protein MWRKWQFISGVLKIIFRHPVLGVTFVPILSDGNIVLVYRRDTQQWSLPGGMVDWGEDIPNTLKRELKEETGLDLVKIARLIGVYSSPDRDPRLHSISILIEIEAKGELIVEDTWEILEAKAFSKDSLPLGNLAHDHDRQIQDYLEGKITIA